In Malaclemys terrapin pileata isolate rMalTer1 chromosome 11, rMalTer1.hap1, whole genome shotgun sequence, a single genomic region encodes these proteins:
- the NEMP2 gene encoding nuclear envelope integral membrane protein 2 isoform X2: MQPAGSPLRLLFLLSLARASGAAAGADKNCSHLKEMDVIQKADADCYCYMQNGTMHLKYIWSALQVKINSTEMFKFVPITAESNCHNSETIFAFFKCIVQIIWQSEASKETVININQYGENVCFTVQPYKKVPYTVSVQRNMVDRKLILLFVAGVFLFHFANALSRSAMFYYCAGVALGVLATLVFILLTLKRFIPKHSTFGILMSGFWMSSLYFIYCLKGEMKWLWSEYRNYLLGYFLTVGFISFVVCYKHGPLTNERSITLLTWTLQLIAFVLIYFGVTIPQVAYAVIAIILCSKVLCYPLGMVCFVGRFANFILGSPHVSPAEVNAYDELYGIGGSFLEQQLFSIEPEPEQNRLANSIQEDDYEDDDEMQEQNESENVSYSNSIGLF, from the exons ATGCAGCCCGCGGGCTCCCCGCTGcggctcctcttcctcctctcgcTGGCCAGGGCGAGCGGGGCGGCGGCGGGAGCAG ATAAAAACTGTAGCCATTTGAAGGAAATGGACGTCATCCAAAAAGCAGATGCAGATTGTTACTGTTATATGCAAAATGGAACAATgcacttaaaatatatttggtCAGCTCTTCAG GTGAAAATTAACAGCACAGAAATGTTCAAGTTTGTGCCTATCACAGCTGAAAGCAATTGTCATAATTCAGAAACTATTTTTGCATTTTTCAAGTGTATTGTTCAAATCATTTGGCAATCAGAGGCATCTAAAGAAACtgtcataaacataaaccaataTGGAGAGAATGTGTGTTTCACAGTCCAACCCTACAAGAAAGTACCCTACACCGTGAGTGTACAACGGAACA TGGTGGATAGGAAACTCATCCTTTTGTTCGTAGCTGGTGTTTTTCTGTTCCATTTTGCAAACGCCTTGAGTAG GAGTGCTATGTTCTATTACTGTGCTGGAGTGGCATTGGGTGTTCTTGCTACGCTAGTCTTTATCCTGTTGACACTTAAAAGATTTATTCCAAAG CACAGCACCTTTGGGATTTTAATGAGTGGCTTCTGGATGTCCTCTCTCTACTTTATTTACTGTTTGAAAGGGGAAATGAAGTGGCTGTGGTCTGAATATAGAAACTACTTACTGG GGTATTTTCTGACTGTTGGATTTATCAGCTTTGTGGTTTGTTACAAGCATGGACCACTTACCAATGAGCGAAGCATAACCCTCTTGACATGGACATTACAATTAATAGCCTTTGTCTTGATTTATTTTGGTGTCACCATCCCACAGGTTGCATATGCAGTAATAGCTATCATCCTCTGTTCAAAAGTCCTGTGCTATCCCCTTGGCATGGTCTGCTTTGTGGGCAG ATTTGCAAACTTTATTTTGGGATCTCCCCACGTGTCACCTGCAGAAGTGAACGCATATGATGAGCTATATGGCATTGGAGGCTCCTTCTTGGAACAGCAGCTCTTTAGCatagagccagagccagagcagaACCGACTAGCTAATTCCATTCAGGAGGATGattatgaagatgatgatgaaatgCAGGAACAAAACGAAAGTGAAAATGTTTCATACTCCAACAGTATTGGATTATTCTGA
- the NEMP2 gene encoding nuclear envelope integral membrane protein 2 isoform X1 translates to MQPAGSPLRLLFLLSLARASGAAAGADKNCSHLKEMDVIQKADADCYCYMQNGTMHLKYIWSALQVKINSTEMFKFVPITAESNCHNSETIFAFFKCIVQIIWQSEASKETVININQYGENVCFTVQPYKKVPYTVSVQRNMVDRKLILLFVAGVFLFHFANALSRSAMFYYCAGVALGVLATLVFILLTLKRFIPKHSTFGILMSGFWMSSLYFIYCLKGEMKWLWSEYRNYLLGYFLTVGFISFVVCYKHGPLTNERSITLLTWTLQLIAFVLIYFGVTIPQVAYAVIAIILCSKVLCYPLGMVCFVGRKIKNFFKSKKLVFRLLTEEEYREQGETETVKALDELRSFCRSPDFSSWLAVSKLQSPKKFANFILGSPHVSPAEVNAYDELYGIGGSFLEQQLFSIEPEPEQNRLANSIQEDDYEDDDEMQEQNESENVSYSNSIGLF, encoded by the exons ATGCAGCCCGCGGGCTCCCCGCTGcggctcctcttcctcctctcgcTGGCCAGGGCGAGCGGGGCGGCGGCGGGAGCAG ATAAAAACTGTAGCCATTTGAAGGAAATGGACGTCATCCAAAAAGCAGATGCAGATTGTTACTGTTATATGCAAAATGGAACAATgcacttaaaatatatttggtCAGCTCTTCAG GTGAAAATTAACAGCACAGAAATGTTCAAGTTTGTGCCTATCACAGCTGAAAGCAATTGTCATAATTCAGAAACTATTTTTGCATTTTTCAAGTGTATTGTTCAAATCATTTGGCAATCAGAGGCATCTAAAGAAACtgtcataaacataaaccaataTGGAGAGAATGTGTGTTTCACAGTCCAACCCTACAAGAAAGTACCCTACACCGTGAGTGTACAACGGAACA TGGTGGATAGGAAACTCATCCTTTTGTTCGTAGCTGGTGTTTTTCTGTTCCATTTTGCAAACGCCTTGAGTAG GAGTGCTATGTTCTATTACTGTGCTGGAGTGGCATTGGGTGTTCTTGCTACGCTAGTCTTTATCCTGTTGACACTTAAAAGATTTATTCCAAAG CACAGCACCTTTGGGATTTTAATGAGTGGCTTCTGGATGTCCTCTCTCTACTTTATTTACTGTTTGAAAGGGGAAATGAAGTGGCTGTGGTCTGAATATAGAAACTACTTACTGG GGTATTTTCTGACTGTTGGATTTATCAGCTTTGTGGTTTGTTACAAGCATGGACCACTTACCAATGAGCGAAGCATAACCCTCTTGACATGGACATTACAATTAATAGCCTTTGTCTTGATTTATTTTGGTGTCACCATCCCACAGGTTGCATATGCAGTAATAGCTATCATCCTCTGTTCAAAAGTCCTGTGCTATCCCCTTGGCATGGTCTGCTTTGTGGGCAG aaaaatcaagaatttttttaaatcaaaaaaacTAGTGTTTCGGCTTCTTACTGAAGAAGAatacagggagcagggggaaacAGAGACTGTGAAAGCCTTAGATGAGCTACGCTCATTCTGCAGGAGTCCAGATTTCTCATCCTGGTTAGCCGTGTCCAAACTCCAGTCCCCTAAAAA ATTTGCAAACTTTATTTTGGGATCTCCCCACGTGTCACCTGCAGAAGTGAACGCATATGATGAGCTATATGGCATTGGAGGCTCCTTCTTGGAACAGCAGCTCTTTAGCatagagccagagccagagcagaACCGACTAGCTAATTCCATTCAGGAGGATGattatgaagatgatgatgaaatgCAGGAACAAAACGAAAGTGAAAATGTTTCATACTCCAACAGTATTGGATTATTCTGA